In the genome of Triticum urartu cultivar G1812 chromosome 5, Tu2.1, whole genome shotgun sequence, one region contains:
- the LOC125507466 gene encoding protein ENHANCED DOWNY MILDEW 2-like: MGLRTRRPTVAMRSGDEEDFDDDGDDDYSDQNDYDYICKYDASHNHGSGDDKSSDDYSCTDDDSNDDGDDIDNDDGGGGDATDNLCAICDNGGKLLCCEGQCKRSFHPREKDGRESNCETLGLTSAQLQEIDHYLCKNCEYKQHQCFSCGDLEPSDGPNAKVFQCYKASCGHFYHPSCIAKLLEPDDTDGACELERRIAAGMSFTCPAHWCSECRTMEDSTQLRESVAQVYALGTWVIELSFTVEAIN, translated from the exons ATG GGTTTACGTACCAGACGGCCGACTGTTGCAATGCGTAGTGGTGACGAAGAAGATTTTgacgatgatggtgatgatgattaCAGTGATCAAAACGATTATGATTATATCTGCAAATATGACGCTAGCCACAATCATGGTAGTGGTGATGACAAGAGCAGTGATGATTACAGCTGCACTGATGATGATAGCAACGATGATGGTGATGATATTGACAAtgatgatggtggtggtggtgatgcTACTGATAATTTATGTGCAATATGTGACAATGGAGGGAAATTGCTATG CTGTGAAGGACAATGTAAAAGGTCCTTCCATCCCAGAGAAAAAGATGGAAGGGAATCTAATTGTGAAACTCTTGGTTTAACTTCTGCACAACTACAG GAAATTGATCATTATCTATGCAAGAACTGTGAATATAAGCAACACCAATGTTTCAGTTGTGGAGATCTTGAGCCATCTGATGGACCAAATGCTAAG GTGTTCCAATGCTACAAAGCATCTTGTGGGCACTTCTACCACCCCAGTTGTATTGCCAAATTACTTGAGCCTGATGATACTGATGGAGCTTGCGAGTTGGAGAGGAGGATTGCTGCTGGGATGTCATTTACATGTCCTGCACATTGGTGCTCAGAATGTAGAACGATGGAAGACAGTACTCAATTGAGAGAAAGCGTGGCACAAGTGTACGCGCTTGGCACCTGGGTGATAGAATTATCATTTACTGTGG AAGCCATAAACTAG